One window of Akkermansia biwaensis genomic DNA carries:
- a CDS encoding single-stranded DNA-binding protein, whose translation MANLNKVFLMGNLTADPELRYTPKGTAVTDIRLAINRYYAGDNSERQEETTFVDVTLWNRQAEVAGNYLSKGRGVFVEGRLQLDSWEDKASGQKRTKLRVIGENIQLFPRGGDSSDMGGAPRQQSAPRSNNYGQSQAPQNYNPPPMPSNQQQSNDFGDMDDEIPF comes from the coding sequence ATGGCCAATCTCAACAAAGTATTTTTAATGGGCAACCTCACTGCCGATCCCGAACTGCGCTACACGCCCAAGGGCACGGCCGTCACGGACATCCGCCTTGCCATCAACCGCTATTACGCCGGAGACAACAGCGAACGCCAGGAAGAAACCACCTTCGTGGACGTCACCCTCTGGAACCGCCAAGCGGAAGTGGCCGGCAACTACCTCAGCAAGGGGCGCGGCGTCTTTGTGGAAGGGCGTCTTCAACTGGATTCCTGGGAAGACAAGGCATCCGGCCAGAAGCGCACCAAGCTGCGCGTGATCGGAGAAAACATCCAGCTCTTCCCCCGCGGCGGCGATTCCTCCGACATGGGCGGCGCCCCCCGCCAGCAGTCCGCTCCCCGTTCCAACAACTACGGGCAATCCCAGGCCCCTCAGAACTACAATCCTCCCCCCATGCCTTCCAACCAGCAGCAATCCAACGACTTTGGAGACATGGACGACGAGATTCCATTCTAA
- a CDS encoding ExbD/TolR family protein: protein MQFYRKKGRTMGVPIVPMIDILTILLIFFIVHTQWKKPQTLLKIDVPGAEFIEGAPSTEQRAVLAVTEESSISLNGYLVEIDELPAALERLKKENPDIKLQLDVDKKAAFGVIVGIWDALTSVGIDAGEVPARIEISKSPAP, encoded by the coding sequence ATGCAGTTTTACCGTAAAAAAGGAAGAACCATGGGGGTGCCCATCGTCCCCATGATCGACATCCTCACCATCCTGCTCATCTTCTTCATCGTCCATACCCAGTGGAAAAAGCCCCAGACCCTGTTGAAGATAGACGTACCGGGAGCGGAATTCATTGAAGGCGCCCCCTCCACGGAACAGCGCGCCGTGCTGGCCGTGACGGAGGAATCCTCCATCTCCCTGAACGGGTACCTGGTGGAAATCGACGAACTGCCGGCCGCCCTGGAGAGGCTGAAAAAGGAAAATCCGGACATCAAGCTTCAGCTTGACGTGGACAAAAAGGCGGCCTTCGGCGTCATCGTAGGCATTTGGGACGCGCTGACGTCTGTGGGTATTGACGCCGGGGAAGTTCCTGCCAGAATAGAAATCAGCAAATCCCCCGCACCATAA
- a CDS encoding glycoside hydrolase family 57 protein gives MSNISLTFVAHQPNRLIHYDFFKIGEHAFYEDDDLNARVLSTVAERCYFPANRLMKQLIEMTEGKFRFGLALSGVILEQALYHRPDLIASFKELAETGCVDFLIMPYYNSLASVYSPQEFAEQIEEHRVLIKKLFHQESDVLMNTGMLYSNAIAAQAETLGFKGIMADGNPAMLKGFQSNEVFLAPWVYTTTTIFRNRELSNDLAVMRTNPEWPEYPLSPTTFADWLTHQQGSVTTLSMDYETLGERQSDATGVFEFWRTMIISCLDAGNRFMTPSEVVREIKPLSVCECTQEMTCSTFGTMSHWNGNVMQDEAIRKIYRLEKPVKAANDEDLTHVWRKLQSADHFHYMEKENSFTPYASAFDAYIYYMNALADLQIRVKRESPKAAAV, from the coding sequence ATGAGCAACATATCCCTCACCTTCGTAGCGCACCAGCCCAACCGCCTGATTCATTACGATTTCTTCAAGATAGGCGAACACGCCTTTTATGAAGACGACGACCTGAACGCACGCGTCTTGAGCACTGTTGCGGAACGCTGCTACTTCCCGGCCAACAGGCTGATGAAGCAGCTGATCGAAATGACGGAGGGAAAATTCCGCTTCGGCCTGGCGCTCAGCGGCGTCATTCTGGAACAGGCCCTGTACCACAGGCCGGACCTCATCGCCTCCTTCAAGGAACTGGCGGAAACCGGATGCGTGGACTTCCTGATCATGCCCTACTACAACTCCCTGGCCTCCGTGTATTCCCCTCAGGAATTCGCGGAACAGATCGAGGAGCACAGGGTATTGATCAAAAAACTTTTCCATCAGGAATCCGACGTGCTGATGAATACCGGCATGCTGTACTCCAACGCCATTGCCGCCCAGGCGGAAACGCTCGGCTTCAAGGGCATCATGGCGGACGGCAATCCGGCCATGCTCAAGGGATTCCAAAGCAATGAAGTGTTCCTGGCCCCGTGGGTGTACACCACCACCACCATCTTCCGCAACCGGGAACTGTCCAATGACCTGGCCGTGATGCGCACCAATCCGGAATGGCCCGAATACCCCCTTTCCCCGACCACGTTCGCGGACTGGCTCACGCACCAGCAGGGCAGCGTCACGACGCTCTCCATGGACTATGAAACCCTTGGCGAACGCCAGTCGGACGCCACAGGCGTTTTCGAATTCTGGCGCACCATGATCATTTCCTGCCTGGATGCCGGCAACCGTTTCATGACCCCGTCCGAGGTCGTGCGGGAAATCAAGCCCCTCTCCGTCTGCGAATGCACGCAGGAGATGACCTGCTCCACCTTCGGCACCATGTCCCATTGGAACGGAAACGTCATGCAGGACGAAGCCATCCGCAAAATCTACCGCCTGGAAAAGCCCGTGAAAGCCGCCAATGACGAGGACCTCACGCACGTCTGGCGGAAGCTTCAGAGCGCGGACCACTTCCATTACATGGAAAAGGAAAACTCCTTTACCCCGTACGCTTCCGCCTTCGACGCGTACATTTATTACATGAACGCTCTGGCGGACCTCCAGATCCGCGTCAAGCGGGAATCGCCGAAAGCCGCCGCCGTCTGA
- a CDS encoding autorepressor SdpR family transcription factor produces MNNPASLQHTLRALADPTRREILEILKNGAMPAGEIAEHFSITGAAISRHLSVLKEADLVRDHRDGKFIFYDVNLSVLQEILVWIGNFKAARETSSGKRDKIIGTQPNH; encoded by the coding sequence ATGAATAATCCAGCTTCCCTGCAACATACGCTCAGGGCCCTGGCTGACCCCACGCGCCGTGAAATTCTGGAAATACTTAAAAACGGCGCCATGCCTGCCGGAGAAATTGCGGAACATTTCAGCATCACCGGAGCCGCCATCTCCCGCCACCTGTCCGTTCTGAAAGAAGCCGATCTTGTCCGCGACCACAGAGACGGCAAATTCATTTTTTACGATGTCAACCTGAGCGTCCTCCAGGAAATACTGGTCTGGATAGGCAATTTCAAGGCGGCCCGCGAAACATCCTCCGGCAAACGGGACAAAATCATCGGAACGCAGCCCAACCATTAA
- the def gene encoding peptide deformylase, which yields MLLEIVQYGNPVLKEKCRPVEHLDASLKDLANNMLETMYAAEGVGLAAPQVNVPVQLVVIDIPAEEESVTWLKVDGEDKQLSDIMPLKFINPVLEPYGPMHPCHEGCLSVLKIRASVVRPDFVRATLTLLDGKRVTIDCNGLLARCLQHECDHLNGILFVERVSSAQKITLRNKLKRLAIGY from the coding sequence ATGTTGTTGGAAATCGTACAGTATGGAAATCCGGTATTGAAAGAAAAATGCCGCCCCGTGGAACATCTTGACGCCAGTTTGAAAGACTTGGCGAACAACATGCTGGAGACGATGTACGCCGCCGAGGGAGTCGGCCTTGCCGCCCCGCAGGTGAACGTGCCCGTGCAGCTCGTCGTGATCGACATCCCGGCGGAGGAGGAATCCGTCACCTGGCTGAAAGTGGACGGGGAGGACAAACAGCTGTCCGACATCATGCCGCTGAAGTTTATCAATCCGGTGCTGGAGCCCTACGGCCCCATGCATCCCTGCCATGAAGGCTGCCTGAGCGTGCTGAAGATACGCGCCTCCGTCGTGCGCCCGGACTTCGTCAGGGCTACTCTGACGCTGCTGGACGGCAAACGGGTGACGATAGACTGCAACGGCCTTCTCGCCCGCTGCCTTCAGCATGAATGCGACCATTTGAACGGCATCCTGTTCGTGGAACGCGTTTCTTCCGCCCAGAAAATCACTCTGCGCAATAAATTGAAGCGCCTGGCAATCGGGTATTGA
- a CDS encoding SdpI family protein, with amino-acid sequence MQPSPHPAPSSPSWWTGPIFSELAIALFPVLTYYAAVSSRLPARVAVHFNEYGIPTRFADKDSMDALLGFIGLGILGFLIGKVLRLIILLLIHFSRNENNRRIGAKMATYVEFFLVVLFSYLCLAIQKTSLTNTVSLGDTAKVIFIGMNIFLLLMVNVCPKIAPNKWLGIRTPYAFSSDEAWVRVQRLGGRFLFCGSLFNILVTLFLPGSFPVIFMFNMASLLLQALVIFLWKPHRNRTEIPPSSGSGAC; translated from the coding sequence ATGCAGCCATCCCCGCACCCAGCTCCATCTTCCCCGTCCTGGTGGACCGGGCCGATTTTCAGCGAACTTGCCATCGCCCTGTTTCCCGTGTTGACTTACTATGCCGCCGTATCGTCACGGCTGCCCGCCCGCGTCGCCGTGCATTTCAATGAGTACGGCATTCCCACCCGTTTTGCGGATAAGGACAGCATGGACGCCCTCCTGGGATTCATTGGCCTGGGAATCCTGGGTTTCCTTATCGGGAAGGTTCTCCGGCTGATCATCCTTCTGCTCATTCATTTCAGCAGGAATGAAAACAACAGGAGAATTGGTGCGAAGATGGCCACATACGTGGAATTCTTCCTGGTCGTCCTGTTTTCCTATCTTTGCCTGGCCATTCAAAAGACAAGCCTGACCAATACGGTCAGTCTGGGAGACACGGCCAAAGTCATCTTCATAGGCATGAACATATTCCTCCTGCTCATGGTCAACGTTTGTCCCAAGATAGCGCCCAACAAATGGTTGGGAATACGCACCCCTTACGCCTTCAGCAGTGATGAAGCATGGGTAAGGGTTCAACGCCTTGGCGGCAGGTTCCTGTTCTGCGGAAGCCTGTTCAACATCCTTGTGACGCTCTTCCTTCCCGGTTCCTTTCCTGTAATCTTCATGTTTAACATGGCCTCCCTCCTGCTCCAGGCATTGGTCATATTTCTCTGGAAGCCCCACAGGAACAGGACTGAAATTCCACCTTCGTCCGGCAGCGGCGCCTGTTGA
- a CDS encoding Rrf2 family transcriptional regulator, whose product MKISTRGRYALRLMIDLAQHQNKEYISLKEISIRQDITVRYLEQIIAILLKAGFVQSSRGKSGGYRLTRHPREYTTEAILKLTEGSMLPISCVTTESNPCPRATKCTTLPFWQGLQEVIEDYLRNVTLEDLAIQQKEAGCDYGAGI is encoded by the coding sequence ATGAAAATTTCCACCAGGGGACGTTATGCCTTGCGCCTGATGATCGATCTTGCGCAGCATCAGAACAAGGAATACATATCTCTCAAGGAAATCTCCATCCGCCAGGACATCACGGTCCGTTATCTGGAACAAATCATCGCCATCCTGCTGAAAGCGGGTTTTGTGCAAAGCTCCCGGGGAAAATCCGGCGGCTACCGCCTGACCAGGCATCCCCGTGAATACACCACGGAAGCTATCCTCAAATTGACGGAAGGTTCCATGCTGCCCATTTCCTGCGTAACCACGGAGAGCAATCCGTGCCCCCGCGCAACAAAGTGCACCACCCTGCCTTTCTGGCAGGGCCTGCAGGAAGTCATTGAAGACTATCTGAGAAACGTCACGCTGGAAGATCTGGCCATCCAGCAGAAGGAGGCCGGATGCGACTACGGAGCCGGCATTTGA
- a CDS encoding MotA/TolQ/ExbB proton channel family protein: MNFIKDCITFFQAGGIFMYPLAACSILLIAAIIYRMFNMRRRGIAPDRLVRAVEQYMQGGLDRRELEERALASRSVLGRLVLETLNSRMEDEASMKEMIQVKAREEFVTLQAGLPLLDMIVMIAPMFGILGTASGLVEIFSVFGMDESHGQIAQGIAQALNTTIAGLAIATPAVIAHVYYSRKLERISAFMEVLLTELISFRYHSQR, from the coding sequence ATGAATTTCATCAAGGACTGCATCACCTTCTTCCAGGCCGGCGGCATCTTCATGTACCCGCTTGCGGCCTGTTCCATCCTGCTCATTGCCGCCATCATTTACCGCATGTTCAACATGAGGCGGCGGGGAATCGCCCCGGACAGGCTGGTGCGCGCCGTGGAACAGTACATGCAGGGAGGCCTGGACCGCAGGGAACTGGAAGAACGGGCGCTCGCCTCCCGTTCCGTGCTGGGCAGGCTGGTCCTGGAAACCCTGAATTCCCGCATGGAGGATGAAGCGTCCATGAAGGAAATGATCCAGGTCAAGGCGCGGGAGGAATTCGTCACGCTTCAGGCTGGTCTGCCCCTGCTGGACATGATCGTGATGATTGCGCCGATGTTCGGCATTCTGGGTACGGCCAGCGGGCTGGTTGAAATATTCAGCGTCTTCGGAATGGATGAAAGTCACGGCCAGATCGCCCAGGGCATCGCCCAGGCGCTGAACACCACGATCGCCGGTCTGGCCATCGCCACGCCCGCCGTCATCGCCCATGTCTATTATTCCCGCAAGCTGGAGCGCATTTCCGCGTTCATGGAGGTGCTGCTCACGGAGCTGATTTCCTTCCGCTATCATTCCCAACGCTGA
- a CDS encoding energy transducer TonB, which translates to MSFNQRRQGRLFRVSWGACLLLSVLAHLFLLAGTYLVPEEWLSSPRPAEARRQVVVTARMVRKVEPEKEGNRQASQERLPSVVKTSEEQESATRPETPRFQSNRNTRREGGRKDPDSSRDMPAQDGEERENGEIVLFDQERQDGDMSHERDGNKDADPGASASMPFQPLDPSSPPPGHPDAPNLSPNATGSPSAAGEEGLARQDRTPAREHVMQLPHAVTLPRPGRPEEPDALKELAKSIARGADRSPLDLPDLQLPPNARPPQKQPLYDPMFNAENQPGFKTHERKTKLTGKFSFGRRPTLDVEATPLGRYQMIVYRAIGEQWYRQCDLNRDLIVAGTVRIRILIAKNGNVTSMRQTSRVGASEVQKSFTFLAIKLAKLPAMPPEVRNELVGETLEMYFDFNF; encoded by the coding sequence ATGAGTTTCAATCAACGGCGGCAAGGCAGGCTGTTCCGGGTTTCCTGGGGCGCGTGTCTTTTGCTGTCCGTTTTGGCCCATTTGTTTTTGCTGGCGGGCACTTATCTGGTGCCGGAGGAATGGCTGTCCTCTCCCCGGCCGGCGGAGGCGCGCCGCCAGGTGGTGGTGACGGCCCGCATGGTGAGGAAGGTGGAGCCGGAGAAGGAGGGCAATAGGCAGGCTTCGCAGGAACGGCTGCCTTCCGTGGTGAAAACCAGTGAGGAACAGGAGAGCGCCACCCGACCGGAAACTCCCCGGTTCCAGAGCAACCGCAATACGCGCCGGGAAGGCGGCCGCAAGGACCCGGACAGCAGCAGGGACATGCCCGCCCAGGACGGTGAAGAGCGGGAAAACGGGGAAATCGTCCTGTTTGACCAGGAAAGGCAGGACGGCGACATGAGCCATGAGCGCGACGGGAATAAGGACGCGGATCCGGGGGCTTCCGCCAGCATGCCCTTCCAGCCGCTGGACCCGTCCTCCCCTCCGCCGGGCCATCCGGACGCACCGAATCTTTCCCCCAATGCCACCGGCTCCCCCTCCGCCGCCGGGGAAGAAGGCCTTGCCCGGCAGGACAGGACGCCTGCGCGGGAACATGTCATGCAGCTTCCCCATGCGGTCACGCTGCCCCGGCCCGGCAGGCCGGAAGAACCGGACGCCCTGAAGGAACTGGCAAAAAGCATCGCCAGGGGCGCGGACCGGTCCCCCCTCGATCTTCCGGACCTTCAGCTGCCCCCCAATGCGCGGCCTCCGCAGAAGCAGCCCCTGTACGATCCCATGTTCAATGCGGAAAACCAGCCCGGTTTCAAGACGCATGAACGGAAGACCAAGCTGACGGGCAAATTCAGCTTTGGCCGCCGTCCCACCCTGGATGTGGAAGCCACTCCCCTGGGCAGGTACCAGATGATCGTTTACCGCGCCATCGGTGAACAGTGGTACCGCCAATGTGATCTGAACCGTGACCTGATCGTCGCGGGAACCGTCCGCATCCGCATTCTGATAGCCAAAAACGGGAACGTCACTTCCATGAGGCAGACCTCCCGCGTGGGGGCCAGCGAGGTGCAGAAATCCTTTACCTTCCTTGCCATCAAGCTCGCCAAGCTTCCCGCGATGCCGCCGGAAGTGAGGAACGAACTCGTGGGAGAGACGCTGGAAATGTACTTTGACTTCAACTTCTAA